A stretch of DNA from Catenulispora acidiphila DSM 44928:
GTGCAGGTCGGCGCGGATCTGGAGGCACGCAAGGCGCGCATGCGCGGCAAGTACGCGAGCGGCACGGTGGTCCTCCCGCGCTCGCTGGGGAACATCGACCACATGCTGAGCGACATGCACGCCGTACTGCCGTGGCGCGTGCGGATGGCACAGTGGACGCGGCGGTCGTACTCCACCGACTTCCGGGAGACGCTGGGCGCGGCGTGGAGGACGCTGGGCTCTGGTTGATGTTCTAGTTGATATCGAACTCGTTGCCCTCAGGGTCCTTCATCCCGACCGCGTAATGGTCGAGTCCTTCCTGGCACATGACGACGGTGATGGTCGCGCCGAGGCTCGCCAGGCGCCGGGCTTCGGCATCCACGCGCTGCTTGCGGATCTCGAGCGGGTCGGACCGCTCGCCGCTGGCGTGGATGTCGATGTGCAGCCGGTTCTTCACCGCCTTCGGCTCGGTCACCACGTTGAACCAGATCGCCGGACCGCCGCCGAGCGGATCGCTGATGCGGTCCGCGCCGTCGATCAGATCCTCCTCCGGCAGCCCGAGGTCGCGGTAGTAGTCGTTCCACGT
This window harbors:
- a CDS encoding VOC family protein, whose translation is MSVRYQLVIDCTDPDRQARFWAAALGYELAPPPAGFATWNDYYRDLGLPEEDLIDGADRISDPLGGGPAIWFNVVTEPKAVKNRLHIDIHASGERSDPLEIRKQRVDAEARRLASLGATITVVMCQEGLDHYAVGMKDPEGNEFDIN